In one Fusarium keratoplasticum isolate Fu6.1 chromosome 5, whole genome shotgun sequence genomic region, the following are encoded:
- a CDS encoding CDT1-C domain-containing protein, which translates to MPRPARRNQAAPATTQSISSFTRISKGRLGDATGKNAIADTKSTTVTRKRKAAVEEDPHPKATSRTFSFPPSSDDELSGPKKRACRRQEPVINSPAKSVTVAKGKRVARTTPSRAEAAHKPINSTIISKTRLQGKTVQTKLDGVFKKLSKPGNGLPPHLAEMVDLHRAFVKTIMIQFAHNGSNSPIDVRTVAPHIAQAWGKRQVTMEDIRRCIAIETSAQNNTVSPFIISDYGRNKICIELASHDNNPINEERLLKQFEANLRSLCTERSADDMDVDLPLDSLSLNDLPQVAITNMDTGARANPLLSKGQRALSELKSGIATKQQEKEAKQAAVTNNPLLNPDGTKMSLLDRLRLKQLAKANEPLPPSGPELQRRAALNRVVDVAATISMLSLSNPMSLPRQAFTMAVILEKLKDSLRMPVSREEGAACVRLIASEVAPEWLRIVTIGGRENVVVQRHSQPVDRVIQERVQKLLG; encoded by the coding sequence ATGCCTCGACCGGCCAGGCGCAACCAAGCTGCGCCTGCTACCACCCAGTCCATCAGCAGCTTCACTCGAATCTCCAAAGGTcgccttggcgatgccaCCGGCAAGAATGCCATCGCCGATACCAAGTCAACCACAGTCACAAGGAAACGAAAGGCGGCCGTCGAAGAGGATCCTCACCCCAAAGCCACATCGCGGACATTTTCATTTCCTCCCAGCAGCGATGATGAGCTTTCCGGGCCCAAGAAACGCGCTTGTCGGCGCCAGGAGCCCGTCATCAACTCGCCCGCCAAGAGTGTCACCGTTGCCAAGGGCAAGCGAGTAGCAAGGACGACACCTTCGAGAGCTGAAGCTGCTCACAAGCCAATCAACTCAACCATTATTTCCAAGACGAGGTTGCAAGGGAAGACGGTGCAGACAAAGCTCGACGGCGTCTTCAAGAAGTTGAGCAAACCCGGAAATGGCCTTCCTCCCCATCTGGCCGAGATGGTCGACCTTCACAGAGCCTTCGTCAAGACCATTATGATCCAATTCGCTCACAATGGAAGCAATTCGCCAATCGATGTTCGGACTGTTGCTCCTCACATCGCACAGGCATGGGGCAAGAGACAAGTCACGATGGAGGACATCCGGCGATGTATCGCCATTGAGACTTCGGCACAGAACAACACTGTGTCGCCATTCATTATTTCCGACTATGGTCGCAACAAGATCTGCATCGAACTCGCCTCTCACGACAACAACCCGATTAATGAAGAGCGACTGCTCAAGCAGTTTGAGGCGAACCTTCGATCACTGTGCACCGAGCGATCCGCTGACGACATGGATGTCGACCTTCCACTGGACAGCCTTTCGCTCAACGATCTTCCTCAGGTGGCCATCACGAATATGGACACTGGAGCCAGGGCAAACCCTCTCCTGAGCAAGGGACAACGCGCGCTGTCAGAGCTCAAGAGCGGCATCGCCACCAAGCAGCAGGAAAAGGAGGCCAAACAAGCTGCGGTTACCAACAACCCCCTTCTTAACCCTGATGGTACTAAGATGAGCCTTCTCGACCGACTTCGACTGAAGCAGCTCGCCAAGGCTAATGAGCCACTACCGCCTTCTGGCCCTGAGCTTCAGCGACGCGCAGCTCTCAACCGCGTCGTAGATGTAGCGGCCACCATCTCTATGCTCAGCCTCTCGAACCCCATGTCCCTGCCACGTCAGGCTTTTACAATGGCTGTTAttcttgagaagctgaagGACTCGCTTCGCATGCCTGTGTCTAGGGAGGAGGGTGCGGCTTGTGTCCGGCTCATCGCTAGCGAGGTGGCTCCCGAGTGGCTCCGCATTGTCACTATTGGAGGCAGGGAGAACGTTGTGGTGCAACGGCATAGCCAACCAGTCGATCGAGTCATTCAGGAACGGGTGCAGAAGCTACTGGGTTGA
- a CDS encoding Phospholipase D encodes MTQHKRDESVSPMDVTPRSASPSNPEFKLTPPPPPKQASNNLLPPVDLKVARPPETQPPPIETKGALFEPPHASYSAPTSAIPRSTPASTKSLKDHGINDRDFGLAPEGEGQDTSQAPSRRSVQFTRPEGVESPPTHTRNNSWEEPDTPGKSKGVSLMSKLKALTSTGGLQTSKSSTLPSASSEQGMQSMASSPTGSRPPRGIPGTLTEEDTDADADGEDTADEGNAEGTKSKKKKRRMRRMKRTNGSTPGTPKRFAHDTNDLDPFDRMVRRRASMPDASAPDYGVSEGEGRDRLGRGYRRGNSWMTPAMRPPGEEADEVESPGAVGRRMGHLRRITVFGGGGVSDGDAITPRRPFFTSERASTFGAQKWKQVKNTLKLLRQKKEDRFDYFKSAELMAELRAGAPAVLMLASMIQRDEHGNKRIPVLLEQLKLRITDSCPMEDDDKDRHWMFTIELEYGSGPSRMSWTVTRTLRDIYNLHLRYKFAINNDKYMPGRLDLGGRPKQPKFPYSAFPYLRGSRKKGEESDDEEQGSGRGEETQGEGTATEAAGDGVFSDPEMLGAQRRRSRTFLGMGPRRRSTGITDPGEMSSAEGAGMDVATRRQRYVEKQRRILEKYLSEMIRWLMFRADSNRLCRFLELSALGVRLAAEGSYHGKECYLHIQSSKGLDFRRVLTPAKVIARHSRKWFLVRQSYIVCVESPENMNIYDVYLVDSKFSIASKKNKMKAIGSSQKKDEMDLTVEALPEKHHTLTLRTSERKVRFFSRNQSVMKQFEDSINEMLKQTPWFQEKRFDSFSPVRTNVFAQWLVDGRDYMWNVSRAINMARDVIYIHDWWLSPELYMRRPAAISQKWRLDRLLQKKAREGVKVFVIVYRNVEAAIPIDSEYTKFSLLNLHPNIFVQRSPNQFKKNQFFFAHHEKICIVDHDVAFVGGIDLCFGRWDCPQHPIVDDKPTGFEVSEIPKDAEHCQLFPGKDYSNPRVQDFFRLNEPYEEMYDRSKVPRMPWHDVAMQVVGQPARDLTRHFVQRWNYLRRGRKPTRPLPFLLPPPDAKMDELEALGLTGTCEVQILRSASTWSLGIEQTEHSIQNAYIKMIEDSDHFVYMENQFFITSTEAYNTRIVNRIGDALVERIIRAHENDEDWRCAIVIPLMPGFQNTVDEQEGTSVRLILMCQFASICRGEQSIFGRLRAAGIDPEDYIGFYSLRQWGIMSNDVLVTEQLYIHAKTIIVDDRVALIGSANINERSMLGSRDSECAAIVRDTDMIMSTMAGKPYQVGRFAHTLRLRLMREHLGLDVDEILEEERREELDRQDFEKEMEDIYNEDVASPKSSTSNSKRPEPLQVPSFNHDLDVATAREIDTSSTSDNQEETPDIAQAEGKRKHELDVTGYGPDRWKSAEKTGLDAGRDSVIVNGREVLVNNVSNEGKGTLESPREAHQHPPLADNRYLEPGHANSDGLPPVPALNRRTTDQLGLPRPAQLPSLPISDDTDIGGPPLHVDPESGKLTNGVFHPMAADIHPAHIDKDCMKDPVNPNFFDEIWNRAAQNNTKLYRRVFRCMPDSEVSTWAEYREYMAYGERFRSSMEGRSRSRGEDSEFPPSSRHRGSTSAGAGVGAPGPEVLAKAAQTEAEKAAGKLTEKLPFSGHHDDDRIKIVIPDEGPRAMDEKQALHDGEGGSSRPNTGLDSESAVDTQRPIEAPSPVYSVGDVPFPAFESNNGRFLEPQTSTKNRERRTTFSTLEKPSSRETNAPPPGQFGSVKRRRRATTKNSRRGVFTVDDMPSRTEAEELLNMVQGNIVQFPYDWLLTEEQNGNWGYQVDGVAPLAIYN; translated from the exons ATGACACAGCATAAACGGGACGAGTCCGTCTCGCCCATGGACGTCACTCCTCGTTCCGCCTCGCCCTCCAATCCCGAGTTCAAACTCAcccctccgcctcctcccaAACAAGCTTCCAACAATCTCCTTCCTCCCGTTGACCTCAAGGTCGCTCGTCCTCCAGAAACTCAACCTCCGCCTATCGAGACCAAAGGCGCTCTATTTGAGCCCCCGCACGCATCCTACTCGGCGCCCACGTCGGCCATACCAAGGTCTACCCCAGCCTCGACCAAATCACTGAAGGATCATGGAATCAACGACCGAGACTTTGGACTTGCACCTGAGGGAGAGGGCCAGGATACTAGCCAGGCACCCTCAAGACGCAGTGTACAGTTCACCCGACCCGAGGGCGTAGAGTCTCCTCCAACACATACTCGAAACAATTCATGGGAGGAGCCTGATACTCCTGGAAAGTCCAAGGGTGTCTCTTTGAtgtccaagctcaaggctctcaCTAGCACGGGTGGTCTGCAGACGTCAAAGTCCTCGACCCTGCCCTCTGCTTCTTCCGAGCAGGGCATGCAATCCATGGCGAGCTCTCCTACTGGTTCACGGCCGCCCCGTGGTATCCCTGGCACATTGACAGAGGAGGATACTGATGCCGACGCCGACGGTGAGGACAcggccgacgagggcaaCGCCGAGGGTACCAAgtcaaagaaaaagaagagaaggatgcGTCGCATGAAGAGGACGAATGGTTCAACACCCGGAACACCAAAACGGTTTGCTCATGACACGAATGACCTCGACCCCTTTGATCGCATGGTTAGGCGCCGTGCGAGCATGCCTGATGCATCTGCTCCTGACTACGGAGTGTCTGAAGGTGAAGGTCGAGATCGTCTAGGGAGGGGATATCGCAGAGGGAACTCGTGGATGACACCTGCTATGCGACCCCCTGGCGAGGAGGCCGATGAGGTGGAAAGCCCTGGTGCCGTTGGACGACGGATGGGCCACCTTCGTCGAATTACTGTAttcggtggaggaggtgtgTCAGACGGCGATGCTATTACTCCTCGACGGCCATTCTTCACATCTGAAAGGGCTTCCACCTTTGGTGCTCAGAAATGGAAACAAGTGAAGAACactctcaagctcctccgaCAGAAGAAGGAAGATAGGTTCGACTACTTCAAATCAGCGGAGCTGATGGCTGAATTGAGAGCTGGAGCCCCCGCTGTTCTCATGCTCGCCAGTATGATTCAGAGAGATGAGCACGGTAACAAGAGGATCCCGGTTCTCCTGgagcagctcaagcttcGCATCACTGACAGCTGCCCCatggaggatgacgacaaggacagaCACTGGATGTTCACAATAGAGTTGGAATACGGAAGTGGTCCGAGCAGGATGAGCTGGACCGTCACAAGGACACTCCGAGACATCTATAACTTGCATCTGCGATACAAGTTCGCTATCAACAACGACAAGTACATGCCTGGGCGTCTGGACTTGGGTGGCCGTCCGAAGCAGCCCAAGTTCCCTTACTCTGCTTTCCCTTATCTTCGTGGTTCCCGTAAGAAGGGTGAGGaaagcgacgacgaggaacaGGGCAGCGGCCGCGGCGAGGAGACCCAAGGCGAGGGCACCGCCACTGAAGCAGCTGGAGATGGCGTCTTCAGTGACCCGGAAATGCTCGGCGcccagagaagaaggtctcGTACCTTCTTAGGCATGGGGCCTAGACGCAGATCGACGGGTATTACTGATCCTGGCGAGATGTCTAGTGCCGAGGGCGCGGGTATGGATGTGGCAACACGAAGGCAGCGCTATGTTGAGAAGCAACGGCGTATCTTAGAGAAGTACCTCTCCGAGATGATCAGATGGCTCATGTTCAGAGCGGACAGCAACCGACTCTGCCGCTTCCTGGAACTGTCGGCGCTGGGTGTTCGTCTCGCCGCTGAGGGTAGCTACCATGGAAAGGAGTGCTATCTACACATCCAGTCCTCCAAGGGCCTGGACTTCCGCCGCGTTCTCACACCCGCCAAGGTAATCGCTCGTCACAGTCGCAAGTGGTTCCTTGTACGACAGAGCTACATCGTGTGTGTTGAGTCTCCCGAGAACATGAACATCTATGATGTATACCTCGTCGACTCCAAGTTCAGCATTGCCTCAAAGAAGAACAAAATGAAGGCAATCGGCTCCAGccagaagaaggatgaaaTGGATTTGACCGTGGAAGCACTTCCTGAGAAGCACCATACGCTCACCCTCCGCACATCCGAGCGTAAGGTGCGATTCTTCTCGCGCAACCAGTCCGTCATGAAGCAGTTTGAGGACTCGATCAATGAGATGCTGAAGCAGACCCCTTGGTTCCAGGAGAAGCGTTTCGACAGTTTCTCCCCTGTACGCACAAACGTGTTTGCTCAGTGGCTTGTCGACGGCCGTGATTACATGTGGAATGTCTCTCGAGCCATCAACATGGCTCGCGACGTTATCTACATCCACGACTGGTGGCTGAGCCCCGAGCTTTACATGAGAAGGCCAGCAGCTATCAGCCAGAAGTGGCGACTGGACAGACTTTTGCAAAAGAAGGCCCGAGAGGGcgtcaaggtctttgtcaTTGTCTACCGAAATGTCGAAGCCGCCATCCCCATCGACTCGGAGTACACCAAATTTTCTTTGCTCAACCTCCATCCCAACATCTTTGTTCAAAGATCACCGAACCAGTTCAAGAAGAACCAGTTCTTTTTCGCGCATCATGAAAAGATTTGCATTGTAGACCACGACGTTGCTTTCGTGGGAGGTATAGATTTGTGTTTTGGACGTTGGGATTGCCCCCAGCACCCGATTGTCGATGATAAGCCAACCGGTTTCGAGGTTTCTGAAATCCCCAAGGATGCAGAGCATTGCCAGCTCTTCCCTGGTAAGGACTACTCGAACCCTCGAGTCCAGGACTTCTTCAGGCTCAATGAGCCCTATGAGGAGATGTACGATCGAAGCAAGGTTCCCAGAATGCCCTGGCACGATGTGGCCATGCAGGTCGTTGGACAGCCTGCGAGAGATCTGACGCGCCATTTCGTTCAGCGATGGAACTATCTACGCCGTGGACGCAAGCCCACTCGTCCCCTGCCCTTCTTGCTGCCTCCGCCTGACGCAAAAATGGACGAGTTGGAGGCTCTCGGACTCACTGGCACTTGCGAGGTCCAGATCCTTCGATCAGCCTCTACTTGGTCCCTGGGAATTGAGCAGACTGAGCACAGCATCCAAAACGCCTACATCAAGATGATCGAGGACTCGGATCACTTTGTCTACATGGAAAACCAATTCTTCATCACGAGCACTGAGGCATATAATACCCGGATCGTGAACCGAATTGGAGATGCCTTGGTTGAGCGCATCATCCGGGCTCACGAAAACGACGAAGATTGGCGATGTGCCATCGTCATTCCCCTGATGCCTGGTTTCCAGAACACTGTGGACGAGCAGGAGGGCACAAGTGTTCGTCTCATTCTCATGTGCCAGTTCGCGAGTATCTGCAGAGGAGAGCAATCCATCTTTGGCAGACTTCGAGCCGCTGGCATTGACCCAGAGGACTACATTGGCTTCTACTCTCTTCGACAATGGGGCATCATGAGCAACGATGTGCTCGTGACTGAGCAGCTCTACATCcacgccaagaccatcattgTCGATGATCGGGTGGCCCTCATTGGCTCTGCCAACATCAACGAGCGATCCATGCTTGGCAGTCGTGATTCCGAGTGTGCTGCCATTGTTCGCGACACGGACATGATCATGTCGACAATGGCTGGAAAGCCGTATCAGGTCGGCCGCTTTGCCCACACACTCCGTCTGCGTCTTATGCGAGAACATCTCGGCTTGGATGTTGACGAgatcttggaggaggagcgccgTGAGGAACTCGATCGCCAGgactttgagaaggagatggaagatATCTACAATGAGGATGTGGCCTCTCCCAAATCTTCTACCTCCAACTCCAAGCGTCCAGAGCCTCTGCAGGTCCCCAGCTTCAACCATGATCTTGATGTCGCCACTGCCCGCGAGATCGACACCTCCAGCACCAGTGACAACCAAGAAGAAACACCGGATATTGCCCAGGCTGAAGGCAAGAGAAAGCACGAGCTGGATGTGACTGGGTACGGCCCTGACCGATGGAAGAGTGCCGAGAAGACCGGCCTGGACGCAGGTCGTGACTCCGTCATTGTCAATGGCCGAGAAGTCCTCGTCAATAACGTTAGCaacgagggcaagggcacGCTGGAGTCTCCCAGGGAAGCACACCAACATCCTCCTCTGGCGGACAACAGGTACCTCGAGCCCGGCCATGCTAACAGCGATGGACTTCCTCCTGTGCCCGCTTTGAATCGACGGACCACCGACCAACTGGGACTGCCTCGACCAGCACAGCTGCCTTCATTGCCGATTAGCGATGACACTGACATTGGAGGGCCTCCACTACATGTTGACCCCGAGTCTGGAAAACTGACCAATGGCGTGTTCCACCCGATGGCCGCAGACATTCACCCTGCTCACATCGACAAGGACTGTATGAAAGACCCGGTCAACCCCAacttctttgacgagattTGGAATCGCGCTGCTCagaacaacaccaagctctACCGCCGCGTCTTCCGCTGCATGCCTGACTCTGAGGTGAGCACTTGGGCCGAGTATCGCGAATATATGGCCTATGGTGAAAGGTTCCGCTCAAGCATGGAGGGACGAAGCAGATCAAGGGGCGAAGATTCCGAATTTCCCCCTTCTTCGCGCCATCGTGGTTCTACCTCTGCAGGCGCCGGCGTGGGCGCGCCAGGACCGGAGGTgttggccaaggctgcccagACGGAAGCCGAGAAGGCGGCCGGGAAGCTGACTGAGAAGCTGCCCTTTTCTGGACATCACGATGATGATAGAATCAAGATCGTTATTCCTGACGAGGGACCACGGGCTATGGACGAGAAGCAAGCATTGCATGATGGTGAGGGAGGCTCGTCTCGACCAAACACGGGCCTGGACAGCGAGAGTGCCGTTGACACTCAGCGGCCGATAGAGGCACCTTCTCCCGTTTACTCGGTGGGAGATGTGCCATTCCCTGCTTTTGAGAGCAACAACGGAAGGTTCTTGGAGCCGCAGACAAGCACCAAGAACAGGGAGCGTCGAACCACCTTTTCGACCCTGGAGAAGCCGTCCTCGCGAGAGACTAACGCTCCCCCGCCTGGTCAGTTTGGTTCGGTGAAGCGTAGGCGCCGCGCAACCACTAAGAACAGCCGGCGTGGCGTGTTCACCGTTGACGATATGCCGTCGCGCACTGAGGCCGAGGAACTTTTGAATATGGTACAGGGGAACATTGTACAGTTCCCTTACGACTGGCTTCTTACCGAGGAGCAGAACGGAAACTGGGGCTACCAAGTGGATGGCGTTGCCCCCTTGGCTATCTA CAATTAA
- a CDS encoding 5-demethoxyubiquinone hydroxylase, mitochondrial yields MASTRALVRPLCTIGARPVASFYRPCVRSIATTSNAQASVAAGSAEAPKKRKPLTKEQSDFLDSALRVNQAGELAAVLIYAAQSPVILRSKPHLRKLMAHMYDQEDGHFKTFNSLIHKHRIRPTALYPLWSVMATGLGWSTAMMGYEAAMACTEAVETEIGGHYNEQIRTLLEMITQWEAEGYEVGEELSELVKTLRRIRDEELEHLDHAVEHDARKAEPHWLLTGVIRAGCRGAIWVSERV; encoded by the exons ATGGCCTCGACTCGAGCTCTCGTACGGCCTCTGTGCACTATAGGGGCTCGGCCAGTTGCCTCTTTCTACAGACCATGTGTCCGTTCCATTGCGACAACCTCCAATGCCCAGGCCTCAGTGGCCGCCGGATCTGCTGAAGctcccaagaagcgcaagccaCTTACCAAGGAGCAGAGTGACTTTCTTGACTCAGCT CTTCGCGTCAACCAAGCCGGCGAGCTCGCTGCCGTCCTCATCTACGCCGCCCAGTCCCCCGTCATCCTCCGCTCAAAGCCACACCTCCGCAAGCTGATGGCGCACATGTACGACCAGGAAGACGGCCACTTCAAGACCTTCAACAGCCTCATTCACAAGCACCGCATCCGACCTACCGCGCTCTACCCCCTGTGGTCCGTCATGGCTACAGGTTTGGGCTGGTCAACCGCCATGATGGGCTATGAagctgccatggcctgcACCGAAGCTGTCGAGACCGAGATTGGGGGTCACTACAATGAGCAGATTCGAACgctgttggagatgatcaCTCAGTGGGAGGCCGAGGGTTATGAAGTCGGCGAAGAGCTATCAgagctcgtcaagacccTTCGAAGGATTAGGGACGAAGAGCTGGAGCATCTAGATCATGCCGTCGAGCATGACGCAAGAAAAGCAGAGCCACACTGGCTACTCACCGGTGTCATCCGAGCAGGCTGTCGGGGTGCCATCTGGGTGAGCGAGAGGGTGTGA
- a CDS encoding Transcriptional activator protein acu-15: protein MPGILPMKVIKVGTSSQSRIAQACDRCRSKKIRCDGIRPTCSQCANVGFECRTSDKLSRRAFPRGYTESLEERVRQLEAEVRELKDLLDEKDEKIDMLSKIHGNRRSPSMPASSPVAMDTRSDAQPTKEDTFRVQAAPLLLGVENSDSYFMGASSGRTFIEQFKRKIQEAGKPSTEFNPEAFLHIQGCKSLGPKTPEQSLKVPPRLFSDRCVNVYFQEWAPLFPVLHKPTFLHVYEEFVADPEKVKSNHKLAQLYLVFNIAGLSSDAPDLPQLAACEQQWRKALDAVLMENTMNTLQCLTLALLYCTMRADYKRLQHYKGIAIGLSHRLGLHQSQKRFSFGALTIETRKKVFWTLYTLDCFSAAILGLPKLLKEEDVQAEYPCDTDDEYVTEKGFQPTLPGEYTRLSSALALFRATRILAKVLEKNYPAATSYEMSLQQMAALESELDAWYDQLPAHLRLNFVQDKPSTDVTGSRSPLLALAYYYIRTLIYRPAVGSSLGPKAASALISIGTSSKHIIQIIQLLEERSMTFSFCLNRSDLLVVCGMTLLYHSIDLKHDSKLMRDNERLVNSVVRILDKTKATGSVDFKRVASMLVTLDETVGSPMHTSREVSMPAAPASNRGSPPAGMAPKKKSATAYPLGQLPGAAASDSNLMDQQEKLRRMTMPAGAGQRPDLYRARSRQSFDNLQTEVPMSHRDHRMSLSQISPNPGHKASPLSRPNLDFMPFGHPSQSPQPASPQQNRAHSHSGQTPQANPMMAHSPVASAKMHGVSTTEWETLLGSLDGGMNNVYDAIYGGQGLVNEASIAVSNCGDWPPDNWDLSGFSIGDFGNNPQPPQSVLSMSDESLSSGEEVGPSELGLSVENVDYRNQMMAQQQQQQHNPEGYMLDNRMEAFPM from the exons ATGCCCGGAATTCTTCCCATGAAGGTCATCAAGGTGGGCACCAGCTCTCAGAGCCGGATTGCCCAGGCTTGTGATCGCTGCCGGAGTAAAAAGATCCGTTGCGACGGAATCCGCCCTACCTGTTCCCAGTGCGCCAACGTCGGCTTTGAGTGCCGGACAAGCGACAAGCTCAGCCGCCGCGCCTTTCCCCGTGGCTACACCGAGTCCCTGGAGGAGCGAGTACGACAACTAGAGGCCGAAGTGAGAGAGCTCAAGGACCTGCTGGacgagaaggatgagaagatCGACATGCTTTCCAAGATTCACGGCAACCGGAGAAGCCCTTCAATGCCCGCCAGCAGCCCGGTCGCCATGGACACTCGGAGTGACGCCCAGCCCACAAAGGAGGATACATTCAGAGTTCAGGCCGCGCCGTTGTTGCTCGGCGTTGAGAACTCTGATTCTTACTTTATGGGTGCTTCTAGTGGCCGCACATTTATTG AGCAATTCAAGCGCAAGATTCAGGAGGCTGGCAAGCCCAGCACTGAGTTCAACCCAGAGGCTTTCCTGCACATCCAGGGCTGCAAGTCCCTCGGCCCCAAGACTCCTGAGCAGTCACTCAAggttcctcctcgtctgtTCTCTGACCGCTGCGTCAACGTCTACTTCCAAGAATGGGCTCCCCTCTTCCCTGTCCTTCACAAGCCCACTTTCCTGCACGTCTATGAGGAGTTTGTCGCCGATCCCGAGAAGGTCAAGAGCAATCACAAGCTTGCTCAGCTCTacctcgtcttcaacatTGCCGGTCTTTCATCAGATGCCCCTGATCTTCCTCAGCTGGCTGCCTGTGAGCAGCAATGGCGCAAGGCTCTCGACGCCGTCCTCATGGAGAACACCATGAACACTCTGCAGTGCCTcacccttgccctcctctACTGCACCATGCGCGCCGACTATAAGCGCCTCCAGCACTACAAGGGCATTGCCATCGGCCTGTCGCACCGCCTCGGTCTGCATCAGAGCCAGAAGCGATTCTCGTTTGGCGCCCTGACCATTGAGACTCGCAAGAAGGTCTTCTGGACTCTCTACACCCTTGACTGCTTCTCGGCTgccatcctcggccttcccaagctcctcaaggaggaggatgtcCAAGCCGAGTACCCCTGCGACACTGACGATGAGTACGTCACCGAGAAGGGTTTCCAGCCCACTCTCCCTGGCGAGTACACTCGGCTGTCCAGTGCTCTGGCCCTGTTCCGCGCTACCcgcatcctcgccaaggtGCTTGAGAAGAACTACCCTGCTGCCACCTCTTACGAGATGTCGCTGCAGCAGATGGCAGCCCTCGAGAGCGAGCTTGATGCCTGGTACGACCAGCTGCCTGCTCATCTGAGACTCAACTTTGTCCAGGACAAGCCGTCTACAGATGTGACTGGCAGCCGCTCACCTCTCCTG GCCCTGGCTTACTACTACATCCGCACACTCATCTACCGCCCCGCCGTCGGCTCCAGCCTGGGACCCAAGGCGGCCTCGGCACTCATCTCGATTGGCACCTCGAGCAAGCACATTATTCAGATTATTCAGCTGCTCGAGGAGCGCAGCATGACATTCTCATTCTGCCTGAACCGGTCCGACCTCCTGGTTGTTTGCGGCATGACACTGCTGTACCACTCAATCGACCTCAAGCACGACAGCAAGCTGATGCGCGACAATGAGCGACTGGTGAACTCTGTGGTCCGGATCCTGGATaagaccaaggccaccgGCTCGGTCGACTTCAAGCGTGTGGCCAGCATGCTGGTTACCTTGGATGAGACTGTCGGCTCGCCCATGCACACTTCACGTGAGGTGTCGATGCCCGCCGCCCCCGCATCCAACCGAGGGTCGCCGCCTGCGGGTATGgcccccaagaagaagagcgccACCGCCTACCCCCTCGGTCAGCTCCCGGGGGCCGCGGCTAGCGACAGCAACTTGATGGACCAGCAGGAGAAATTGAGGCGCATGACGATGCCCGCCGGTGCCGGCCAGCGACCAGACTTGTACCGTGCCCGATCCCGCCAGTCTTTTGACAACCTGCAGACCGAGGTTCCCATGAGCCACCGAGACCACCGCATGTCCCTGTCGCAGATCTCGCCGAACCCCGGCCACAAGGCTTCACCTCTATCCCGACCCAACCTGGACTTTATGCCCTTCGGCCACCCCTCGCAGTCGCCGCAGCCTGCATCGCCGCAGCAGAACCGCGCCCACTCCCACTCTGGACAGACACCCCAGGCCAACCCCATGATGGCGCACTCCCCTGTGGCTTCGGCAAAGATGCACGGAGTTTCAACCACTGAGTGGGAGACGCTCCTGGGCTCGTTGGATGGTGGCATGAACAATGTCTACGATGCCATCTACGGTGGACAGGGACTGGTGAACGAGGCGTCGATCGCCGTCAGCAACTGCGGTGACTGGCCCCCGGACAACTGGGACCTCAGCGGCTTCAGCATCGGCGACTTTGGCAACAACCCCCAGCCCCCGCAGAGCGTTCTTAGCATGAGCGACGAGAGCCTCAGCTCgggtgaggaggttggcCCCTCTGAGCTCGGCCTCAGCGTGGAGAATGTCGACTACCGCAACCAGATGATggcacagcagcagcagcaacaacacaaCCCTGAAGGATACATGCTTGATAACCGGATGGAGGCGTTTCCCATGTAA